A region of Anaerosalibacter sp. Marseille-P3206 DNA encodes the following proteins:
- the dapB gene encoding 4-hydroxy-tetrahydrodipicolinate reductase: MIKVLINGYCGTMGKVIANEIEAEDNMKVVAGVDKKAINLQDDINLYNDIKDCKEEIDLIIDFSHPSSLPSLLEYAINKNVPIVMGTTGLSDEDINSIKNASKKIPVFYSANMSLGINLLVSIVKNISPILNDTFDIEIIEKHHNKKIDAPSGTAYMIANAINSELDNSKEYVFDRHAKSQARNKNEIGIHSIRGGTIVGEHSVIYAGTDEVIEIKHSASSKKIFAQGAIKAAKFLYNKECGFYNMENLFLH, translated from the coding sequence ATGATTAAGGTTTTAATCAACGGGTACTGTGGAACAATGGGAAAGGTAATTGCAAATGAAATCGAAGCTGAAGATAATATGAAAGTTGTTGCAGGAGTAGATAAAAAAGCTATAAATCTACAAGATGATATAAATCTTTATAACGACATCAAAGATTGTAAAGAAGAAATAGATTTAATAATTGACTTTTCTCATCCTAGTTCACTACCTAGCTTATTAGAATATGCAATCAACAAAAATGTACCTATTGTTATGGGAACAACTGGACTTTCTGATGAAGATATAAATAGTATTAAAAATGCTTCAAAAAAGATACCTGTTTTCTATTCTGCAAATATGTCTCTTGGAATAAACCTACTTGTATCAATAGTTAAAAACATTTCACCTATTCTCAATGACACATTTGATATAGAAATAATAGAAAAACACCATAACAAAAAAATAGATGCTCCAAGTGGAACTGCTTATATGATTGCAAATGCTATAAATAGTGAACTAGATAATTCTAAGGAATATGTTTTTGATAGACATGCAAAATCACAAGCTAGAAATAAAAATGAAATAGGTATTCACTCTATTAGAGGTGGAACTATTGTAGGAGAACATTCTGTTATATATGCAGGTACTGACGAAGTTATTGAAATAAAACATAGTGCATCCTCAAAGAAAATATTTGCTCAAGGTGCTATTAAAGCTGCTAAATTTTTATACAATAAAGAATGTGGATTTTATAATATGGAAAATCTGTTTTTACACTAA
- the dapA gene encoding 4-hydroxy-tetrahydrodipicolinate synthase translates to MKLFKGSGVAIVTPFNDEGIDFDKLKDLLEWHIKEETDAIIICGTTGESATMSDEEKKEAIKFTVDVVNKRIPVIAGTGSNNTMHSIELSKFAESVGADGLLVVTPYYNKTTQKGLIEHYTAIADNVNIPIVIYNVPGRTGLNILPKTIAKLAKHPNICAVKEASGNIAQVAEIARLCDDNFLIYSGNDDMVVPLLSLGGVGVISVVANILPKDTHNMVMSYLNGDLATSRKLQLDMKPLIDSLFIETNPIPIKEAMNLLGMEVGPTRLPLTTMEENNLQILKNELKNYGLM, encoded by the coding sequence ATGAAACTTTTTAAGGGTTCAGGTGTTGCTATAGTAACGCCATTTAACGACGAAGGTATTGACTTTGATAAGCTTAAGGACTTATTAGAGTGGCATATAAAAGAAGAAACAGATGCAATCATTATATGTGGAACTACTGGTGAATCTGCAACCATGTCTGATGAAGAAAAAAAAGAAGCTATAAAATTTACAGTAGATGTTGTAAATAAGAGAATACCTGTAATAGCAGGAACTGGAAGCAATAATACAATGCATTCTATTGAGTTATCTAAATTCGCAGAAAGTGTTGGGGCTGATGGTCTGTTAGTTGTAACACCATACTATAACAAAACTACGCAAAAAGGACTTATAGAACACTACACTGCAATAGCTGATAATGTAAATATTCCTATTGTTATTTACAATGTTCCTGGTAGAACTGGTCTTAATATTTTACCTAAAACCATAGCTAAACTTGCTAAACATCCTAATATATGTGCAGTAAAAGAAGCTAGTGGCAATATTGCGCAAGTTGCAGAAATTGCAAGACTATGTGATGACAATTTCCTTATTTATTCTGGAAATGATGATATGGTAGTACCATTACTTTCTCTAGGTGGTGTTGGTGTTATCTCTGTAGTTGCTAACATCCTTCCAAAAGACACTCATAATATGGTAATGTCTTATTTAAATGGAGATTTAGCTACAAGTAGAAAACTACAATTAGATATGAAACCACTTATTGATTCTTTGTTTATTGAAACAAATCCTATACCAATAAAAGAAGCAATGAATCTATTGGGAATGGAAGTAGGACCAACAAGATTACCTCTTACAACTATGGAAGAAAACAATCTACAAATATTAAAAAACGAATTAAAAAACTACGGTTTAATGTAA
- a CDS encoding type II CAAX endopeptidase family protein, translating into MEREKLNPSVLETNVFYLVEGILLLFLGGYVQSREIYSGLLITQYLLILVPTIIYLKIRGYNLKTVLKLNKISLKQVVLIPLIVIFSYPVAIFLNYLLMLLLSGFMELKPVPIPIPQNSKEFLFSLIIISITPGICEEVLFRGMVMSSYNKLGKKSAILISAILFGIFHFNIQNLIGPIFLGIIFGYLVYRTGSIFTSMIAHGVNNAISLSMSYFLVDRIQNIPMETEAISISNGPLVTILSIIIGGVFAFVSGVVALNLYKALPKGEDIEMLLLEDEYKSRFIHYIPILLVLILFVIFNYLAFFH; encoded by the coding sequence ATGGAAAGAGAAAAACTTAATCCTAGTGTATTAGAAACCAATGTATTTTATCTAGTTGAAGGTATTTTATTATTATTTTTAGGAGGATATGTTCAATCTAGAGAGATATACTCTGGACTACTCATCACCCAATACTTACTAATATTAGTTCCAACTATTATTTACTTAAAGATAAGGGGTTACAATTTAAAAACTGTATTAAAACTAAACAAGATATCTTTAAAGCAAGTAGTACTTATTCCATTAATAGTTATTTTTTCATATCCTGTTGCAATTTTTTTAAATTATTTACTAATGCTTTTATTAAGTGGTTTTATGGAACTTAAACCTGTACCAATACCTATACCACAAAATTCGAAAGAATTTTTATTTAGTTTAATAATAATATCAATTACTCCAGGTATTTGTGAAGAAGTTTTGTTTAGAGGAATGGTGATGTCATCTTATAATAAACTTGGAAAGAAAAGTGCAATACTTATATCTGCTATTCTATTTGGAATATTTCATTTTAATATTCAAAATCTTATAGGACCTATATTTTTAGGTATCATTTTTGGTTATTTGGTTTATAGAACAGGTTCCATATTTACTTCTATGATAGCACATGGAGTAAATAATGCAATATCGTTATCAATGAGTTATTTTTTAGTTGATAGAATACAAAACATTCCTATGGAAACAGAAGCGATTAGTATATCTAACGGGCCATTAGTTACGATTTTATCTATAATAATTGGTGGTGTTTTTGCTTTTGTTTCTGGGGTAGTTGCACTTAATCTATATAAAGCACTACCTAAGGGCGAAGATATTGAAATGTTATTATTAGAAGATGAATACAAATCTAGATTTATTCACTACATTCCAATTCTTTTAGTTCTTATATTATTTGTTATATTTAATTATTTGGCTTTCTTTCATTAA
- the hpt gene encoding hypoxanthine phosphoribosyltransferase, with protein sequence MNNGKKRVLFSAEEINIRNEELGKEISKDYQGKKLVVISLLRGSFIFAADVVREITIPVEIDFMTTSSYGNEEQSSGIVEIVTDIRSDLEGKEVLIVDDIMDSGYTMEQVIKHIKGKNPNSVKTCVLLDKASRRKVDLKPDYTGFSIPDVFIVGYGLNYGDYCRNVPYIYTYDD encoded by the coding sequence ATGAACAATGGAAAAAAACGTGTACTATTTAGTGCAGAAGAAATAAATATAAGAAACGAAGAATTAGGAAAAGAAATATCTAAAGATTATCAAGGCAAAAAATTAGTAGTTATATCATTATTAAGAGGTAGTTTTATTTTTGCTGCGGACGTAGTGAGGGAGATAACTATACCAGTAGAAATAGATTTTATGACTACATCAAGCTATGGAAATGAAGAACAGTCTTCAGGAATAGTTGAAATTGTAACAGACATAAGAAGTGATTTAGAAGGAAAAGAAGTGTTAATAGTTGATGATATCATGGATTCAGGCTATACAATGGAACAGGTAATTAAACATATCAAAGGGAAGAATCCTAATTCTGTAAAAACTTGTGTATTATTAGATAAGGCTAGTAGGAGAAAAGTTGATTTGAAGCCAGATTATACAGGATTTAGTATACCAGATGTATTTATAGTTGGTTACGGTTTGAATTATGGAGACTATTGTAGAAATGTGCCATATATATATACTTATGATGATTAA
- a CDS encoding single-stranded DNA-binding protein, whose protein sequence is MFEKVIDTNIVTVVGKIVTEKEFSHEMFGEGFYTFDLEIPRLSNSVDILPVTISERLIVNLDLEKGEYVLIEGQLRSYNRYINDSNRLVLTVFARDIYVPEDEERLNELLKKPNEIYIDGYVCKDPIYRTTPFGREITDLLVAVNRPYNKSDYIPSIAWGRNARFCDRLTIGDHVKLWGRVQSRSYQKKHPDGEVSNRVAYEVSISKLEYIKNDNNREGKVDIEG, encoded by the coding sequence ATGTTTGAAAAGGTTATTGATACAAATATTGTAACGGTAGTGGGGAAGATAGTTACAGAGAAAGAATTTAGCCATGAAATGTTTGGGGAAGGGTTTTATACATTTGATTTGGAAATACCAAGGCTTAGCAATTCTGTAGATATTCTTCCAGTAACTATTTCTGAAAGATTGATTGTTAATTTAGATTTAGAGAAAGGAGAGTACGTTTTAATCGAAGGGCAACTGAGGTCTTATAATAGGTATATTAATGATTCTAATAGGTTAGTTTTAACTGTATTTGCAAGAGATATCTATGTACCTGAAGATGAAGAAAGACTAAATGAACTATTAAAGAAACCAAATGAAATTTATATTGATGGATACGTTTGTAAAGATCCAATTTATAGAACTACTCCATTTGGAAGAGAAATCACAGATTTATTGGTTGCTGTAAATAGACCATATAACAAATCAGACTACATTCCAAGTATTGCCTGGGGCAGGAATGCTAGATTTTGTGACAGACTAACAATTGGAGATCATGTAAAACTTTGGGGAAGAGTTCAAAGCAGGTCATATCAGAAGAAACATCCTGATGGAGAGGTTTCAAATAGGGTTGCTTATGAAGTATCTATATCAAAACTTGAATATATAAAAAATGATAATAACAGAGAAGGAAAAGTGGATATAGAAGGATAA
- a CDS encoding aspartate-semialdehyde dehydrogenase, which translates to MKKVNLGIVGATGMVGQTFLKVMEQRDFPIDNLYLFASKKSKGQKIIYREKEYIVEELNEESFNKPIDILLFSAGGEISKKYAPIAVEKGITVVDNSSAWRMDENVPLIVPEVNPEDISWHEGIISNPNCSTIQCVVPLKPLHGAFKIKRIIFSTYQAVSGSGVGGIMDLEYGIKSYKPKKYPYPIAFNCLPHIDDFLDNGYTKEEMKMINETHKILHDDNIKITSTTVRVPVRYGHCVSANIEFENSFEMDEIFNVLNNAKGITVLDDIDNILYPMPIDAEGKDEVFVGRIRRDFSVENGINIWIVADNIRKGAATNTVQIAELLINNIK; encoded by the coding sequence TTGAAAAAAGTAAATTTAGGAATAGTAGGAGCTACAGGAATGGTTGGTCAAACCTTTCTTAAAGTAATGGAACAAAGGGACTTTCCAATAGACAATCTTTACCTATTTGCTTCCAAAAAATCAAAAGGCCAAAAAATAATTTATAGAGAAAAAGAATATATAGTAGAAGAGTTAAACGAAGAATCATTTAATAAACCAATTGATATATTGTTATTCTCTGCAGGGGGCGAAATAAGTAAAAAATACGCTCCTATAGCCGTTGAAAAGGGAATAACTGTCGTAGATAACAGTAGTGCTTGGAGAATGGATGAAAATGTTCCTCTTATTGTACCTGAAGTTAATCCTGAGGATATTAGCTGGCATGAAGGAATAATATCTAATCCAAATTGTTCTACAATACAATGTGTGGTTCCACTAAAGCCACTACATGGTGCTTTTAAGATTAAGAGAATAATTTTCTCAACTTATCAAGCTGTATCTGGCTCTGGGGTAGGAGGAATAATGGATTTAGAATATGGTATAAAATCATATAAACCAAAAAAATATCCATATCCTATTGCATTCAACTGCTTGCCTCATATAGATGACTTTTTAGACAATGGCTATACTAAAGAAGAAATGAAGATGATAAATGAAACACATAAGATTCTGCATGACGACAATATAAAAATTACTTCAACTACTGTTAGAGTTCCTGTTCGTTATGGTCACTGTGTATCAGCAAATATAGAGTTTGAAAATTCATTTGAAATGGATGAAATATTCAATGTGCTAAATAATGCAAAGGGAATTACTGTACTTGATGATATTGACAATATTCTATACCCAATGCCAATTGATGCAGAAGGAAAAGATGAAGTATTTGTAGGGAGAATAAGAAGAGATTTTAGTGTTGAAAATGGAATTAATATTTGGATAGTAGCAGACAATATCAGAAAAGGTGCAGCAACAAATACTGTTCAAATAGCTGAGTTATTAATAAATAATATTAAATAA